A genome region from Rhizophagus irregularis chromosome 14, complete sequence includes the following:
- a CDS encoding DNA-directed RNA polymerase III core subunit ret1 — MGKQAIGAIAYNQLRRIDILLFIYLQQLMVKIKTIELVEYDKLPGIRQIAIVAVMSFLSYDIEDALMLNKTSVK, encoded by the coding sequence ATGGGTAAACAAGCTATTGGTGCTATAGCATATAATCAATTAAGAAGAATTgatatattattgtttatttatttacagcAACTTatggttaaaataaaaaccatAGAGTTAGtggaatatgataaattaccAGGTATAAGGCAAATTGCTATAGTTGCAGTTATGAGTTTTTTAAGTTATGATATTGAAGATGCTCTTATGTTGAATAAAACATCAGTTAAGTAA